In one Gemmatimonadota bacterium genomic region, the following are encoded:
- a CDS encoding pyruvate dehydrogenase complex dihydrolipoamide acetyltransferase, translating into MATKIFMEALSPTMEEGRLVKWLKNEGDAVKHGDVMAEVETDKAVMELVARGDGVLRAKLVQEGSAVAVGTLVGVIGAKDEDVSALVAGAGAAAPAASPASAPATSAAPRVGAAQPAAAPSSASASSTVSLGSASAVGRTIASPLARKLADDRGLSLSGVTGSGPNGRIVKRDIEAIAAATSAPAKPSAPTRAASGADFEDIPLTQIRKTIARRLAESIGPIPTFYLTAEFDLSRAAEMRAAAAELGDEFKVSFNDIILKATATALTQHPEVNAHWLGDSIRYHNRVHLGMAVATDDGLIVPVIFDANEKGLGAISRASKDLAKKARERKLKPEEYTGSTFSVSNLGMMQIDQFTAIINPPEVGILAIGAIEDKPVVAADGGFEIRKKLRVTMSCDHRVIDGSVGAKFLQTLRRLIENPLLLVH; encoded by the coding sequence ATGGCGACCAAGATTTTCATGGAAGCACTCTCGCCCACGATGGAAGAAGGGCGACTGGTGAAGTGGCTCAAGAACGAAGGCGACGCCGTAAAGCACGGCGACGTGATGGCCGAAGTCGAAACGGATAAGGCGGTCATGGAGCTCGTCGCCCGTGGCGACGGCGTGTTGCGCGCCAAGCTCGTGCAGGAAGGGAGCGCGGTTGCCGTTGGAACTCTGGTGGGTGTGATTGGCGCCAAAGACGAAGATGTGAGCGCCTTGGTGGCTGGCGCGGGTGCTGCGGCTCCGGCCGCTTCCCCGGCTAGTGCCCCTGCCACCAGTGCAGCGCCGCGCGTTGGCGCTGCCCAACCCGCCGCCGCGCCAAGCTCGGCCAGCGCGAGCAGCACCGTGTCGCTCGGTTCTGCGTCCGCTGTAGGCCGCACCATTGCCAGCCCCCTCGCCCGCAAGCTCGCGGATGACCGCGGCCTTAGCCTCTCGGGCGTCACGGGCTCCGGCCCGAATGGCCGTATCGTCAAGCGCGACATCGAAGCCATCGCCGCCGCTACATCCGCGCCGGCCAAGCCGTCAGCGCCGACGCGCGCCGCCAGCGGCGCCGACTTCGAGGACATTCCGCTCACGCAAATCCGCAAGACAATCGCGCGCCGTCTCGCGGAATCCATCGGCCCGATCCCGACGTTCTACCTCACCGCCGAATTCGACTTGAGCCGCGCCGCCGAAATGCGCGCGGCAGCCGCTGAGCTGGGCGACGAGTTCAAAGTCTCGTTCAACGACATCATTCTCAAAGCCACCGCCACCGCACTCACGCAGCATCCGGAAGTAAATGCGCACTGGCTCGGCGATTCCATTCGCTATCACAATCGCGTGCACCTCGGCATGGCCGTCGCCACCGACGATGGGCTGATTGTGCCAGTGATCTTTGACGCCAACGAAAAGGGGCTCGGCGCCATTTCGCGCGCGAGCAAGGATCTCGCCAAGAAGGCCCGCGAGCGGAAGCTCAAGCCTGAGGAATACACGGGCTCGACCTTCTCCGTGTCGAACCTCGGTATGATGCAGATTGATCAGTTCACGGCCATTATCAATCCGCCCGAAGTCGGCATTTTGGCCATCGGCGCCATCGAAGACAAACCGGTGGTCGCGGCTGACGGTGGTTTTGAGATTCGCAAGAAGCTGCGGGTTACTATGAGCTGCGACCACCGCGTGATTGACGGCTCGGTGGGTGCTAAGTTTCTACAGACGCTTCGTCGGTTAATTGAGAACCCTCTGCTGCTGGTGCACTAG